One Staphylococcus simiae genomic region harbors:
- the groES gene encoding co-chaperone GroES, whose protein sequence is MLKPIGNRVIIEKQEQEQTTKSGIVLTDSAKEKSNEGVIVAVGSGRLLNDGTRVTPEVKEGDRVVFQQYAGTEVKRNDDTYLVLNEEDILAVIE, encoded by the coding sequence ATGCTTAAACCAATTGGAAATCGTGTGATTATTGAAAAACAAGAACAAGAACAAACAACAAAAAGCGGTATTGTTTTAACTGATAGTGCTAAAGAAAAATCTAACGAAGGCGTTATTGTCGCTGTTGGAAGCGGACGCTTATTAAATGATGGAACACGAGTGACTCCTGAAGTTAAAGAAGGAGACAGAGTTGTCTTTCAACAATATGCTGGCACAGAAGTAAAAAGAAACGATGACACATACTTAGTATTAAATGAAGAAGACATTTTAGCAGTAATTGAATAA
- the groL gene encoding chaperonin GroEL (60 kDa chaperone family; promotes refolding of misfolded polypeptides especially under stressful conditions; forms two stacked rings of heptamers to form a barrel-shaped 14mer; ends can be capped by GroES; misfolded proteins enter the barrel where they are refolded when GroES binds): MVKELKFSEDARQAMLRGVDQLANAVKVTIGPKGRNVVLDKEFTAPLITNDGVTIAKEIELEDPYENMGAKLVQEVANKTNEIAGDGTTTATVLAQAMIQEGLKNVTSGANPVGLRQGIDKAVKVAVEALHDISQKVENKNEIAQVGAISAADEEIGRYISEAMEKVGNDGVITIEESNGLNTELEVVEGMQFDRGYQSPYMVTDSDKMVAELERPYILVTDKKISSFQDILPLLEQIVQSNRPILIVADEVEGDALTNIVLNRMRGTFTAVAVKAPGFGDRRKAMLEDLAILTGAQVITDDLGLDLKDATIDMLGTANKVEVTKDNTTVVDGDGDENSIDARVSQLKSQIEETESDFDREKLQERLAKLAGGVAVIKVGAASETELKERKLRIEDALNSTRAAVEEGIVAGGGTALVNVYQKVSAIEAEGDVETGVNIVLKALTAPVRQIAENAGLEGSVIVERLKNAETGVGFNAATNEWVNMLEKGIVDPTKVTRSALQHAASVAAMFLTTEAVVASIPDKNNDQPSMGGGMPGMM, from the coding sequence ATGGTTAAAGAATTAAAGTTCTCTGAAGACGCACGTCAAGCAATGTTACGTGGAGTAGACCAATTAGCAAATGCTGTTAAAGTTACAATTGGTCCAAAAGGACGTAATGTTGTCTTAGATAAAGAGTTTACTGCACCGTTAATCACAAACGATGGTGTAACTATTGCTAAAGAAATTGAATTAGAAGATCCATATGAAAATATGGGAGCTAAATTAGTACAAGAAGTGGCTAATAAAACAAATGAAATTGCTGGTGACGGTACTACTACTGCAACAGTATTAGCTCAAGCTATGATTCAAGAAGGGTTAAAAAATGTCACAAGTGGCGCTAATCCAGTTGGTTTGCGACAAGGTATTGATAAAGCAGTTAAAGTTGCTGTTGAAGCGTTACACGATATTTCTCAAAAAGTAGAAAATAAAAATGAAATTGCCCAAGTTGGTGCTATTTCTGCAGCTGATGAAGAAATTGGACGTTATATTTCTGAAGCGATGGAAAAAGTAGGCAACGATGGTGTTATAACTATTGAAGAGTCTAATGGTTTAAATACTGAATTAGAAGTTGTTGAAGGTATGCAGTTTGATCGCGGTTACCAATCACCATATATGGTAACTGATTCAGATAAAATGGTAGCTGAATTAGAACGTCCATATATTTTAGTAACTGATAAGAAAATTTCTTCATTCCAAGATATCTTACCTTTACTTGAACAAATTGTACAATCTAATAGACCAATTTTAATTGTTGCAGATGAAGTTGAAGGCGATGCATTAACTAATATCGTATTAAATCGTATGCGTGGTACATTTACTGCCGTAGCAGTTAAAGCACCTGGCTTTGGTGATCGTCGTAAAGCTATGTTAGAAGACTTAGCTATCTTAACTGGTGCACAAGTCATTACTGATGATTTAGGTTTAGATCTAAAAGATGCCACAATTGATATGTTAGGTACTGCTAACAAAGTTGAAGTTACTAAAGATAATACGACTGTAGTCGATGGTGACGGAGATGAAAATAGCATTGATGCTCGTGTCAGCCAACTTAAATCACAGATTGAAGAAACTGAATCAGATTTTGATCGTGAGAAACTACAAGAACGCCTTGCTAAATTAGCTGGTGGCGTTGCAGTTATTAAAGTTGGTGCAGCAAGTGAAACTGAGTTGAAAGAACGCAAACTACGTATTGAAGATGCATTAAATTCAACTCGTGCAGCAGTAGAAGAAGGTATTGTTGCAGGTGGCGGTACAGCATTAGTTAATGTATATCAAAAAGTGAGTGCTATTGAAGCAGAAGGCGATGTAGAAACTGGTGTGAATATTGTACTTAAAGCATTAACTGCACCCGTACGTCAAATTGCTGAAAATGCTGGTTTAGAAGGATCAGTCATTGTTGAACGCTTAAAAAATGCTGAAACTGGTGTTGGATTCAATGCAGCAACAAATGAATGGGTTAATATGTTAGAAAAAGGTATTGTTGACCCAACTAAAGTAACACGTTCAGCATTACAACATGCAGCAAGTGTTGCAGCAATGTTCTTAACAACAGAAGCTGTTGTAGCATCAATTCCTGATAAAAATAATGATCAACCAAGCATGGGTGGCGGAATGCCAGGAATGATGTAA